GTCGCACTACATAttcaccaacttcatcttccctaaactcaacttAGCGTCgtctgcctccaacttcgagcagtgctttatatggcacatgctaacctattgcccactcaatatgcctgtgttttttattggtgcacttcaacgtggaggtaagaaacttcgactaggttctctaatcaccaaaatccttgaagatcacaagATCGAGACAATCTCTGAGACTAAGAGTTTGGGATCAGAAATTACTGCGGCTCTGTTATTTGGATTGTTATTCAACCAACCTTTAAAGGGAGttgaagatgctgaggaagatgaggaagaaaacgatGCTGATCAAGAAATCGAAACTGAGCTAGCAGTAGATGATGCTgagccagaagttgaaccaaAGGAAGTTCCTACCGAGtcccctaaggcaaagaagaagagaaaagcacttGCAACATGTGCTAAGGATATTGAAGCTGTGCCCAGGAAGAAACGGGCTATAACCAGAGGAAAGAATGTTGATGCTGACCTACCTCAggttacacctaagtcagcagagaaaaggaaagggcaagctgagcccgaagaagaaaatgatgaatCCCCAGAACAACCTCTAAAGAAGAAAAGTAGAAGTTCTGGGTTGAAagttgttgaagctgatcccattgattgggttgtgacacctaaatctcactgcactcagaacattgggattgatcttgagaaaactccagttgagcaagctgatgaaggGGAAGAACAAAGACAGGTTGATACTCAGCCTCATACTGAAGAAAAAGATCATGCTGAGCCGgataatgttgagcaacatcaggaagcacatgttgaacaagaagaagaagataatcaAAGAGAGGATCTGAATGTTGAAGCCGAGGTTGAGGATATAAATGTTCAAACTGACCCGTCACCTCCAAAAACTAAGTCCCTAAAAAGACTGAAAAAGAAAGCTATTAAAACTCCTCTCATTGATCTCTTGGCAGATTCTCCATCTTTGGAGCAAACTACAGATCCATCCAATATCCAGTTCGAGTATTTTTCCCACCATGTTGAGTCTCCTCCTAAGGAGCTggagcaaaatcaagcctctgttactcgcactgaggaacatgccaagtcTCCACAGAATCTAaatcctgccgagcaagagctcgaagaacCAGCCACTCAACACGAGGAGAAAACTATGGATCCACCTATTCAAACTCATGAAGAACCAAATACTCAAGCTAATAAGAAGcaaactccaccaccatccagctccacctccattccTGCGTCTGAGCCAAATTCCACTGGTCAATTTGCATATCTTAGTGCAACTCAGTCTGGTCGTCGAATCATAAAAACGACTCAATCTCTTCTGcaggagttcaccacttctgatgctgctgggtctgctaaTCCTGAGTCACTAAATGTCCCTGCCATTACTCAACTTCTAACTGAAATTAAAGGACTTAAGGATCTTATCAGTGTTATGACATCcgtccaaacacagcaacctACACAAGATCACATTGCCAAACTGACTGAGCTGTTACTTCTGATGGTAAACCACATGAACACCCTTGACGGTAAACTTAACAATCTCTCTGCACCAAATCCAGGATATGCAACTTCGACTGAGTTGGATCAACACTTTGCCAAACTGAGAACAGAACTGCCCAACCTTGGGACAACGGCCAATCCAGCgtatgccacatctgctgagttgcatgaATGCTTTGTCAAGCTGACTGCTGATCCCACGTGTACACGTGAGCTcatttcctccacttctcaatgtacaATTGATCAGCTGAGTAAAGCTGTGAGTCTTCTAAATGTCAACAAAGCTCAGATGGACGTTGATCCCAGCACCAATGATAAACTTTCACAAGGTATTCTGCAAGCCATTCGCTACGACAGTgctcaacgcatcttctatgaCTCTGCCCTACTGAAGATttatcatcaatcctttgctcagattACCGGCTCTCTTACTTGGCTTAGTAAGTCCCATGAGTGTATTATCAACCTGATCACTGGGTCCATCCCAGTTCCTCGAAATGTTCGAGATGATTGTGTTCCTGTGATAGATGGCTTGAGTGAAAGCACAAAGCGATTACAGCGCTATTCAAATGTTCTCTCCTCTGCTGCAAGAAATGACACCTTTGTCTAtaaacccgatgctggcaaaacgggggagagaactcATTATGGAACTCAACAAAGGGCAGGTACATCAGGGAGCCAAGAGAAAGGAAAGGGTGAGAAATGAAAGGGTAAGGCTGTGTGAAGAAGAGAAACTAGTGAAACTTAAGTTTCTTATAATTCTATTTTGTGTGGGCACAAGTATTTTGTATTTGTATGTTTCATTATGTTATCCAATGAACCGTGTTTTTCATTCTGTCCAAATGCCATGCTTATCAATGCACATTAACATAAGcaaatgaacaaacaaatactcagtatacataataACGAGTAAATCAAACTGGGTATTCAAGTATTTCTGAAAAAAGACCtagactcaaaataaattagaactgAATCTAGTCAGTACACACTTTCTTAGTTTGTCTAaaataaatcttggaaggtttaagaggtaaattaacagatgcaacccttacgggggagaaatttcagaaatatgaaaaataaatcaatcatggggaatttcaaaactgagttccataattatgcattttgccaacatcaaaatgggggagtttgttgaaacacctttccacaagattttgatttgacaaaatcatccatgattaagagacaattaaatttaagtgctttattttaattgtactaatccgtttgttcaatgttgagtataaatataaataaagataaatataaaaagtaagacagaaagcagtcagcatgagatgaacaGAACAAGCTAAGTAGAatgaaggtcagcatagaagcctaaagtatcaagctgagtggaatcaaccttagcatcaaaagactaagacataaaagtccaacaaaGAAAAGCGAAATGAAACTCAGCATAAGAAACCGCAACAACAATTGtcttacgaagctgagctgactaaaaatatactcagcttagAAATTGTCGAAGACAATGATTTACGCAGTAGAAGTTGAGTGatccttcaggacagcatgaaaaaagtcgtttgctaaaagacaatgattaccgcccctctgtaccaataattgaatccttggaaatacgcagaagacacattccgagatgtatgggtcaatggattattggtaaaggacaactggcacaaaaagacaagccagacgcaagaagacaagcctgacgtctgaagaaaaacagaggaagggaatggccggaacagtctgaagctgaccagaatctgtcccttaaaagagccgttttaacatcaatggctaaatcatttcaaaatgacccaacacagattttccctatataaggacaatcaaacttcttggatcattgccgatttacaaaaagaaaagtacaagagagaaaagatacaaaagcacttagatacaaaaagagatcttacacccatcttccattctttgtgtaaatgctagagtgattacttgtaatcttctaaagtgttctttatttgaaaaggaacaagtgtttatcaattgtaacattgagagtgttgtgctgagtgtttggttgtaaacattcagtggtagagaaatctaggtgctgggttgtagcacttagtaggagacgaatagaggaaggtactcctgcatattcaactgccttgtaatcggtttgtgctctacctttaaagagcttagtattggattctaaaagcccggaggactctggggactggacgtaggcggagaggccgaaccaggataagtgatactgagtaaccTCTAAactctctttcaatatatatatttgcatgtgttgtgtgtgaagtttactcagcatataaaattgtttaaagttgactctgagtaatctcaagtgctgagttagaaactgacctccaagagtgtcaatatctaacttactaataaaacagccttagtcaatatctggccaaagctgtcttataacatatttggccaagctgaccaaaagctgagttgacaaactcatcaaataactaagtcagcatattaactaaatgaaaaaattatattagttcctaaccccccattggaactaatcacacgggaccaacaaagcGGACATCGTCTATTGGCTCAGGAAGGTAGTTTAGTCATAGAAGTGCAGTCGGACCCTATCTGGACTTCAATGTGGAACCTTCAGGTACCACCTAAAGCCTGTAACCTGTTATGGATAACGTTGGCTCACTACCTGCCAACTCGTAGGACCCTTTGGGATCGCAGAGTTCTAATCTCTAGTATTTATCAAGCTTGTGGTTCGGCCAGTGAGACGGATCTACACGCCCTTGTGGAATGTCCATATGCTAAGGAAGTTTGGGAGCAGTCGACTTTGGGTTTTATGAGTGCATAATTTGTAGACTTTAGGGGGTTTTGGAGATTTATCTTAATGCAGGAGCAGCATGACGTCGTAGCTGCCGCAATGCTGTGTTGAAGTATATGGCTGAACTGCAACGCATTTGTGTGGAACAATCATTTAACACCGGTTCCAGTTCTGGCATTATCGGCTTCTTCATTTCATCAGTCATGGCTTTGTGGGGCAGGGTTCAACCCCATATCATGTGACAACCACGAATGTCTCTCCATCTGTCTTGGTCTATACAGCGGGTTCTGTCAAGTTAAATGTGGATGCGGTTGTCTTTGTAGAGCGCAGTTTTATGAGTTATGGTTGCATCCTACGAAATGACCAGGGATGTTTCCTTGCTGCAAAGAACGACATTCCTTTGGGGCTCGTTGGTGCAGCTCTGACAGAGGCTCTAGTGTTACGGATGGCCCTGTCGTGGATAAACGCAAGGGGTTGGCAGAAGGTTCAGGTCGAGCTAAACTCACATATGGTTGTTTAAGCCCTTGCTAATTCATCGGATACTCGATCCCCGTTTTTCTTGATAATTATGGACTGCATCGTGCCTCTTCAGATCTTATTGATTATTCGGTTAGTTTTGTTTGCCGAGCCTCCAATGTTTTAGCTCATTCTTTAACTAGGACAGTAGTTAATATTTCTTCACGAGATGAATGGTTCAACACTCCCCTGGGTTTTCTTTGTATTGAGACTACTTTTCCGGATtaatggaagttttcctttcttctaaaaaaaataaaaacttaatcAACCaacaaatagaaaataaaaatcaaggcattataataatatttttgtcAATAAATTACACGGAATAACAGTGCAAGTCACTTCCCAACAACTACATTTCCATAGTTCAATAATAACTTGAATATTATTATGTCCATTTTCGCAATTCCTTTTGGATGAAGTTATTTTCTTAATGTTATAATTCATGTGGAGGATAAGATTAAATTGGGACCGGCAAATTAAAAATAGTTACACCCCAAATTACAAATCACAAAAACTGAAATTCTTTCAAATTTGTTCGAAATTTAAAAACCCGAACAACATTCATGGAACTTAAGTACGGTAAAGAAAAAAGACTAATAATTCTCcggataaatatttttatttgaaaatcgaaTTGAAAACACGAGTTTCATCTCCAGATTCAGAAAAAAAGTCCATCCAAAATGTGCTAAACGGGTGATTCACACAATTTCACCTAGGTAGAAATGGATTAACTATCTGTTTCTGTCTAGACGGAAATTGGTGGATCACCTATTTATTCCTAAATGGAAACGGATGGATTAGCCGTTTCTACCTAAACAGAAATGGATCACCTGGTTGAGGACTTTTAAGTCACTTAAAAATTAGATCTGGAGTTGGAATATAGCTTACCCCTAAATCTAATCAGGGAACAATAATATGAgatgtcttaaaaaaaaaaaatatgagatgATATTGACGTGGCTTAGAACAAatttgaaagataaataaattattaaaaaagagATTGGGGCACAGTTGTTTAGGTCATATGTCTGTTCTCTTTTCTTATTGGTCAATTTTCGTCTTCTGCCAATTTCCTTCCGAGCGTGTCccgtttattaaattattattgaaTCTAATTTACGTTACGTTCAGGTCAACCTCCTggattttctttctattttcctACCCCgttccttctcttcttcttcttcttcttcttcaattctcTGGTTTTCCTTACCATTCCTTTTTCCTGCAATATTCGAACAATTTCCATTCTTAATAGATTTCTCCTTTCCATTTTCGCTGACCAATTTCTCATCCATTTTTACTGTTACTTACATCTTTGATTTCTTCGCCACAATCTCCCTTCTTTTCAATCCTTGTTTCTGGTGTTGGTTGCCATGTATATGCTCATCGACTGTTCTAACTGCCGGACGCCATTACAGCTCCCGCCGGGCGCCAAGTCCATCCGCTGCGCTATCTGCCATTCTATCACTCTCATCGCCGATCCTCGTTCCATTCCTCCACCTCCACATCACACTTCCTCCAGCAACCACCACTACACTTCCCCGTCTTCGCAACCGAGACCTACTCCTTCTCCCCTCAACCACGCGCCCGCCGGACAGCCGCCTCATTCACATGGTAGCAAGCGGGCTGTCGTATGTGGAATCTCGTACAAGAACACAAAGAATGAGCTGAAGGGGTGTATCAATGATGCTAAGTGTATGAAGTACTTGTTGATTAACAAGTTCAAGTTTCCCGAATCCTCCATTCTCATGCTCACTGGTACTTCGTCTCTCTTTCAGTTATCCTTTTTATCTTTCTGAAATTCTATTTATTGTTCGTATTTGTCGTATCGCCAGGCGGTTTAATTTCAGCCTTTAGTAGGTTAATTCGTTGAATGTTTTCAATTAAGTCTCCTGTTCAGTTCAATTTGTTTATCTTCTCCTACAATGATTATAATTATATGTATTTAGCTATCATTTAAGTACTAGATTACGCAATTACGATGTGGAGTAAGGTTTTGGAGGATATGTCTAGGTGTTCTTATTATGTGCTAGTGTTTTGGATTCAATTATGGGAACTAATTCTTTGGGGCACTATTCAATTTCTCAAAATGTAGAAGAAGAAACTGATCCTTACAGGCGGCCGACAAAGCAAAATATGAGAATGGCATTGTTCTGGCTGGTGCAGGGCTGTAAGTCTGGTGACTCACTGGTGTTTCACTTTTCTGGTCATGGTTCACAGCAGAGGAATTACTCAGGAGATGAGGTGGATGGGTTTGATGAAACACTTTGCCCAACAGATTTTAAAACTCAGGGAATGATTGTGGATGATGAGATCAATGCAACCATTGTTAGACCTCTTCCTCGCGGGGTTAAGCTCCACGCTATCATAGATGCTTGCCATAGTGGCACTGTATTGGATTTACCATATCTGTGCAGAATGGACAAGTGAGTGACTTTTTTGTTCTTGTATTAATGCAATTGTATTAAGAAGTTCTTTTTGTGTTATGCCAATAcaagaataaacacacaactgTAAAACTTGCCAATTGATGCTAGCTTTGGATAGGCATTCATTGGACTTTTCTTGCTTGCTGTCTATTGCATGATTTTGCTTGCTTATACATTCTTACATTTCTGATCCAGAACAGGGAAGTATGTCTGGGAGGACCATCGCCCTCGATCTGGAGTATGGAAAGGAACAAATGGTGGAGAAGCCATCTCCTTTAGCGGCTGTGATGACAATCAAACTTCTGCTGACACTTCGGTAGGCATATATATGCATATAACACATCTTTTAGGATAAATTCTgtagttactttgtttttgctCTGTAGGTAACCAGTGTAGGATAGTTGAGATAAAACTGATAAATGGTGATGGAAGTTAGAAGCAAAAGTGAAGCTATACCACACCCAAACTTAAGCTAACTACTTAGTTAATATATCAACTAAGAACAAAAAGTAATTCTTTTTTCCCCCTTATATTGTCAATTAAACATATTTTTCTGTTGCATTATCCTCAGGCTCTATCAAAAGTTACTTCCACAGGCGCAATGACTTATTCTTTCATCCAAGccattgaacgtggacatggaGCTACATATGGAAAAATGTTAAACGCAATGCGCTCCACCATTCGTAATACAGATCATGGACTTGACGGTGGAATTGTGACATCGCTTCTCTCAATGCTCTTAACAGGAGGGAGTCTCGGCGGGATTAGACAGGTATGAATGCTAAAACTATCTTGTATTCCTGTTTGTTTTGCAAAAGCCATGGCAACAATTGATGAAAAGAAATGTAAAGCGCATAGGGACACTCAATCTCTTTGGCTTCCTATGGTGATGAGGTCCCATTTTTTGTGTGGATAAGTTAAGTTATGCATATTGATGAAGGGAAGGGAAATATAGTCAAAGTTCATGCTCATTATTTTAGTAACCTCTGCAATATGAGTTAAACTTGCATCCTTGAGTATAACTTATGTCAATGATTCTTGTTTAGATGCACTATGTTTGGGGGCATGCTGAGTTTGATGTTTGAATTTTTGTGCAGGAACCACAGTTAACTGCTAATGAACCTTTTGATGTGTATTCAAAACCCTTTTCCCTATAACAAGCAAAGATATGGGCTCTATTTTCTTGATTCTTATCTGATTGAGGGTGGGGGACTGTTGACAAGTGAGCAAAAATCAAATTCCAAAAGTTATTCGCTCTTTGTTCTTTACCTGTAAATGCATAAGGTTTCTGGAACTATGGAATTTGGGCATCCGAGTATATTATAAATAGTAATCCTTCATTCAATTATAACTGTGATCGTCTCTAATACTTGCTGATACAATATCTGCAAAGTTATATTGGTGACTAACTTTATTCCTGCTGTAAGTTGCTAATTGTCAAAATCCAGATAACCTCAGGACAACTGAATTCCACCTTACTCTGGAAAATAATCAAAGAAAAGTACTAATACGAATGAATAATTCTGAGTTGAATACAATTGCAAAATCATCTTATACTAAATTAAAAGCTGTTTTTGATGACTGATAACAatgtcaaaataaaaaattttaaaaattaatagaaCTACATTTAGAACAAATGATTTCGATTtatgaaattaaattttttagcattttatcTCTTTAAACAATTATTTTCTCTCTTAATCAAACAATAACTAAATgatttcaaaactaaaaaaattcgaaaattaaaattgtttaaaatatcaattcGGTTGGAGAGTTACTGAAGACCTCGGTCAATGGcgaacaaaactttcatgttaCTAAAATGCAAAGCTTATAAGCTTTTTATGTTCAGTTTGGAACCTTAAAGAAATAAGGTATGCATATAATTTACTCTCATTTTCTATCCATACAGTCTTCTTCCTAGATTTGACTGTCGACAGCCAGCACTATCTCTTTCACAGCCATGTCCATGAACACCTTTTTAGAGTGAAATTCACCTGAGTTTTAGGCAGTTCAAACTCTAGAAAATTAACGAGTTcgagttttatatttttttcgtgGGCTTGTTCACAAGCTTTTATCACGAGCAGTTTGTCAATTCTTTTTATGAACTTTGCTTATGAACAACTCTTTAATTATGTTATtgatttgaaatatttttaacatgatactatatagttttgaaattcaaaattaaattttacacAAAACTTTGATGTTCTACATTTCtccatttataaaaatattattataaaaaaattaatcgaaCCAAAACCTGCTCACGAGAGTGTTCATAAACATTATAATTGAGCTTGTTCGTGAACTTATAATCTCGTGAGCTTTCGAACGGCTCGACCTTTTAGAAAAATCATTTTCATATAGCTCACAAAACGACTTGTCGTCTACTAATGGCATGTCTAAAATTTGACAAGCAATTAGAGAAAAGGTCCTACAATAAAACAAAGGTAGCCACCAGATAAAtagaaatttaataaaaaaacaataaaacaccCCTTTGGTTTATTCTGGACCTCATCACAACCAAACCACACAACCCAACACAAAGAGCTCTCTCTCTTTCCCTGTCTGTCTATGGCTGTATCTCACATCTCTGTTTATTTTCCTACTCTTCCTAATCCTATCCGTCGCTATGATTACTCTCTTATGCCTCGAACTAGAATTATTAGAGTGACAACTTGGGCTATGGGAGGAGGAGATATGCTGGGTGATTTCGGAGCCAGAGACCCATTTCCTGCTGAGGTTGAGAGCAAGTTTGGAGATAAAGTTTTGGGAAATGTTGATACTGAGCATAAAATCCTTATTCCCAAACTTTCTGCTttttctcttgctcagcaaCAATGTTCCCCTCTATCTCCCCTCCAACCTCCCATGTCCAAGGATGATGCTCAACAGCTCTTAAAAAAGGTCACTTTTTTATTACCCAATCTCCATTTTTTCCCTTTTAATTTACCCCTCAAATGTTCTATCTTGTAGTTGTAGATAAACTGGATAATTAGACTTCTATATTTTTATGGATTGCATTATCACACATCAATTATGAATGAATTATGGCTTAGAGGAGGGAGGGAGGGAGGGGGTTGCCAATTTCATTGTTTCCTAATTTGAACTTGTTGCTGGAATTCAATAACCCTTGTAATAGAAATGGATCAAGTTGTTTGCTTTTGTTAGATATAACAGGATTGGTGGTACctatttttaaatatcaatGTAATCCGTCTCTTAGGTTAGATTGTTTTGAataaatttaaagaaatttatTTGCTTATATATTAATCAAGTTAGATTTTGcaattaaatacaaaatcaaTTAGTCAATTAACAATGGTAAACCTTAAGTTATCAGAAAGAGGAGCCGTTTAACAATGGTAAACCTTAAGTTATCAGAAAGAGGAGCCGAAACCATCCATAATTGGGATAGTTTTAACGGACCGGGAGTCGAAAACCATCCATAGTGGGGTGGTTCTGCCAGTCGAGGGATATGCCCCCACTTGTCTCCGCCCCTATATAATACATTGTTTAATTAGCTAGCTATATAtaattgcttatatatgtgagAGAATTCACCTCAAAAGCTTTGGGGATAAGTTAGGATTTTAGTTACATGTTATGAGAGTTTGTCCTCAAAGTTGGGTCAGCCATTGATATTTGCACTTCACCCTCGAAATGGTTTGAGAGTGAGCGGATGCAGATATTGTAAATCCCTTAATTAGGGAACTACACGGCTCTTTGTCCTTATAGTCTTAGTATTCAATGTTGGCAGTGGCGGCCAACCAAGGGTTCGGGGGCTGCAGCTACCGGCTCCATCTTTGAATAGCATGGTATTGCTCCTTTATAgctacaaaaaacaaaaaagtgatAATGgaatcgtgtcgtgtcattcGGGTTGTTATGGTGTCAAAAATTGCCATTCCAGGAAAACATTATGAAAATATTGTGTGTGCAGGTTATTGGATGGAGGCTGTTGGATGAAGAAGATGGACTTAAACTGAAATGCCTATGGAAATTGAGAGATTTTAAATGTGGGGTTGAACTCATTAATAGAATTTACCAGACAACAAAAGATTCAGGCCATTTCCCTGATCTGCATTTGGAACGTAACAATCAAGTTAGAGCTGTATTATGGACTGCATCCATTGGTAAGCTTTTCCTTTTACAAATCAACCTTTAAATCAGGGACGGATTTCGGAGATCTGGAGGAGGTTTGAACACCTACCGATCATTGGAAAATTCCATTAAAACTGTATCCTTGATCCGTCGCTGCTTTAAATTCAATAGTTAATTTTCCATCTCATAACACTGAGCAGGAGTGAATTGGTAATTGATGTATGCAGGTGGGTTGAGTATGAATGATTTCATTGTAGCAGCCAAATT
The DNA window shown above is from Euphorbia lathyris chromosome 1, ddEupLath1.1, whole genome shotgun sequence and carries:
- the LOC136227274 gene encoding metacaspase-1-like, with amino-acid sequence MYMLIDCSNCRTPLQLPPGAKSIRCAICHSITLIADPRSIPPPPHHTSSSNHHYTSPSSQPRPTPSPLNHAPAGQPPHSHGSKRAVVCGISYKNTKNELKGCINDAKCMKYLLINKFKFPESSILMLTEEETDPYRRPTKQNMRMALFWLVQGCKSGDSLVFHFSGHGSQQRNYSGDEVDGFDETLCPTDFKTQGMIVDDEINATIVRPLPRGVKLHAIIDACHSGTVLDLPYLCRMDKTGKYVWEDHRPRSGVWKGTNGGEAISFSGCDDNQTSADTSALSKVTSTGAMTYSFIQAIERGHGATYGKMLNAMRSTIRNTDHGLDGGIVTSLLSMLLTGGSLGGIRQEPQLTANEPFDVYSKPFSL
- the LOC136227284 gene encoding probable pterin-4-alpha-carbinolamine dehydratase, chloroplastic, whose translation is MAVSHISVYFPTLPNPIRRYDYSLMPRTRIIRVTTWAMGGGDMLGDFGARDPFPAEVESKFGDKVLGNVDTEHKILIPKLSAFSLAQQQCSPLSPLQPPMSKDDAQQLLKKVIGWRLLDEEDGLKLKCLWKLRDFKCGVELINRIYQTTKDSGHFPDLHLERNNQVRAVLWTASIGGLSMNDFIVAAKLDEIKTSDLAPRKRVWA